The following are from one region of the Cyanobium gracile PCC 6307 genome:
- a CDS encoding ATP-binding cassette domain-containing protein, translated as MPEAELERNGVVVRQQIASRLTLTIGRSDVSDLIVPTDWSECSRVQAQLWWHEGIWWLRDGTTERPSINGTFLLDGTSAGHGLALRAGPDLSFVIGRGPLAISVTLRGLSRGVHAPSPEVVGSVASGAPPSLSPEDDSHLIRIGRSPDCDVVLDDPSVSRLHVVLRPHVDGSATVEDWSRNGVFLNGLKASRLSRIQSGTTLHIGRARYVWQSGALLQANDFQHYDLHVRQLMLNGRLQDISLSINGGELVALVGGSGAGKSSLLTTMAGHNRSYHGLVAVAGEDLRRSINALRPQMGFVPQDDILHEELTVQEVLRFAARLRLPDQEAQEQAVERVLDVLEIGHRRLSRVRQLSGGQRKRVSIGMELVADPRLLFLDEPTSGLDPGLDRRMMRLLRQLADRGQTVVLVTHATANVALCDQVVFMARGGHLCFAGPPRQCLDHFEVGDDFAAVYEHLDGDDDRIQMWSEKFRSSPHGVLPSINPLGVGAPKPGSIRTPIVSFPDVSRFISQVRTLAHRELLITLRDRVTLGLNLFTGPFAILLLALAIQDRGVFIVPTGEITAESMPLAIKVVFLITCACLWSGISSQVTSVARERPIYERERGFDLIPAAYLSSKMLQMLLLGLAQAVMISLTVVLLFDLPGGLSIGDPCHGYGLSALLTILASGSLALLVSTLVRDQRQASSTSPLLLMPQLILSGVLFPIEQLAFLFPLVASRWSVKLFGAFSSLSSLSLDVEIPGLEPLDVSPYASTTGNVRESLGVLLTQWLCFGLLALISLSRRRGL; from the coding sequence ATGCCAGAGGCAGAGCTGGAGCGCAACGGAGTTGTTGTCCGTCAACAGATTGCTTCCCGATTGACTCTGACGATCGGTCGCAGCGATGTCAGCGATCTGATCGTACCGACCGACTGGAGTGAATGCTCGCGGGTGCAGGCGCAACTTTGGTGGCATGAGGGCATCTGGTGGTTGCGGGACGGCACGACGGAACGTCCCAGCATCAACGGCACCTTTCTGCTGGACGGCACTTCCGCCGGCCATGGCTTAGCCCTCAGGGCGGGGCCGGATCTCTCCTTCGTGATCGGCCGCGGGCCTCTGGCGATCTCCGTGACGCTCCGCGGGCTTAGCCGTGGGGTCCATGCACCATCTCCAGAAGTTGTTGGGTCTGTTGCCTCTGGTGCTCCCCCATCGTTGAGCCCTGAAGACGATAGTCATCTGATCAGGATCGGTCGCAGTCCGGATTGTGATGTGGTACTGGATGATCCCAGCGTTTCGCGTCTACATGTTGTTTTGCGGCCCCATGTTGATGGCTCCGCCACTGTGGAGGACTGGAGTCGAAATGGCGTTTTCCTCAACGGCTTGAAGGCGAGTCGTCTAAGTCGGATTCAAAGTGGCACGACCTTGCATATCGGCCGGGCTCGCTATGTCTGGCAGTCGGGAGCGCTTCTGCAGGCAAATGACTTTCAGCATTATGACCTTCATGTCCGTCAGTTGATGTTGAACGGCAGGCTTCAGGATATCTCCCTGTCGATCAATGGAGGTGAACTGGTTGCTCTTGTTGGTGGCAGCGGAGCCGGCAAGTCAAGTCTGTTGACGACGATGGCTGGCCACAATCGTTCTTACCACGGTCTGGTTGCTGTGGCTGGAGAAGATCTGCGTCGCTCTATTAATGCCCTTCGCCCTCAGATGGGCTTCGTACCTCAGGATGACATTCTTCATGAAGAGTTGACCGTGCAGGAGGTTCTTCGGTTTGCAGCACGGCTGCGCCTGCCCGATCAGGAGGCCCAGGAGCAGGCTGTTGAGCGGGTGCTAGATGTTCTTGAGATCGGTCATCGTCGCCTGTCGCGGGTGCGCCAACTCAGTGGCGGCCAGCGAAAGCGGGTGAGCATTGGCATGGAGCTGGTGGCGGATCCGCGCTTGCTCTTTCTTGATGAACCGACCTCCGGTCTTGATCCCGGACTTGATCGGAGAATGATGCGCCTGTTGCGTCAGTTGGCTGACAGGGGACAGACGGTCGTACTCGTTACCCACGCCACCGCCAATGTCGCCTTGTGCGACCAGGTTGTTTTCATGGCCAGGGGTGGGCACCTCTGCTTTGCAGGACCACCAAGGCAGTGCCTTGATCATTTCGAGGTGGGGGATGATTTTGCCGCTGTCTATGAACATCTAGACGGTGATGATGATCGCATTCAGATGTGGTCGGAAAAGTTCCGCAGCTCCCCCCATGGCGTCTTGCCTTCGATCAACCCACTTGGCGTCGGGGCTCCAAAGCCTGGATCCATTCGCACGCCCATTGTCTCCTTTCCTGATGTCAGCCGGTTCATTTCCCAGGTGCGAACCTTGGCCCATCGAGAGCTTTTGATTACCTTGCGCGATCGTGTGACGCTCGGCCTTAACCTGTTCACCGGACCGTTCGCCATCTTGCTGTTGGCCTTGGCGATTCAGGATCGTGGTGTGTTTATCGTGCCGACTGGAGAGATCACGGCGGAGAGCATGCCACTGGCGATCAAGGTTGTGTTCTTGATCACCTGTGCCTGCCTCTGGAGCGGCATCAGCAGCCAGGTGACCAGTGTGGCAAGGGAGCGTCCAATCTATGAGCGTGAGCGTGGTTTCGATCTCATTCCTGCTGCGTACTTGAGTTCCAAGATGCTGCAGATGTTGTTGCTTGGCCTGGCCCAGGCTGTCATGATCTCTCTCACTGTCGTGTTGCTTTTTGACCTTCCTGGGGGTCTTTCGATTGGCGATCCTTGCCATGGGTATGGCCTTTCGGCGTTATTGACAATCCTGGCCAGTGGCTCGCTGGCCCTGCTGGTCTCCACGTTGGTCCGTGATCAGCGTCAGGCCAGCAGCACCTCTCCACTGTTGTTGATGCCCCAATTGATTCTTTCTGGCGTCCTATTCCCTATTGAGCAGCTTGCATTCCTGTTTCCCCTTGTGGCCAGTCGCTGGTCGGTGAAGCTTTTTGGAGCCTTCTCTTCCCTCAGCAGCCTCTCATTGGACGTGGAGATCCCAGGTCTCGAACCACTGGATGTCAGTCCCTATGCTTCAACGACTGGCAATGTCCGTGAATCTCTTGGGGTTCTTCTGACCCAATGGCTTTGTTTTGGTCTCCTGGCCCTGATCAGCCTCTCTCGGCGGAGAGGGTTGTAA